Genomic DNA from Ictidomys tridecemlineatus isolate mIctTri1 chromosome 6, mIctTri1.hap1, whole genome shotgun sequence:
AGATCATCAGGGCTAAAGCTTTTGCAATTAGGCTCTTGACAGGTGGAGGAAattgggagaagagagaaaatgatctAGAAGAAAGAGTTCAGTGAGGACCAAGGGCAACTTCCAGAAGAAGTTACAGGGATAACTTGTCTCCTTCAACAAGGGATGGCCATGATTTATTGCTGCAAAGTTcgtagtatatatttaatataacttGTTGCATTTGAAAGGAGAGGGAAGAacaattttacttctatttttatttcactgaatttTCCCTTTCTGAAAGCTGCAGGACAGAATGTATGGAATGGACACAGCCCTTTATGATTTCTACTGTTTGTTCATATCCTTTTATTTATCCATGTTTTCCAAGATATTGGACTTTCTAATCTCCTGCTTTTCCCCCTCATATacccctttcctttctttggaAGGGGGTTATATATGAGTTTGTTGGAGAAGTTCAGTGAGGCTGAAGTAAAGGGGCAAGATAGGGCAGTTAACTAAAGAGCACTTTATTTCTTTGAAGCctttgtaagaaataaatggGGACGAGAGTAGATTGAATCCCTCATGTGTTGGAGAGTACTTAGTGGGGTTGAAGTAtgacaaaatattttccattagGGAGAGGAGCATTTCTTATAGAGGGAGGCAAAATGCCTTTGCCTGGTGTCCCTATGTTAGGCATCTCTTCCTTATTCCTTCCATTCAAGGTACACCCTACATATAATTTCCCTTCAGTTCTCCCCAAGATTCTTTCTTTACAGATTAACACTCCTCTTTTCTAAAACCCCTTTCTACTTGGTTCCATACAGAGTTAGGAAGGGTAGGCTAAATCATACACACAAATGCCCCTTGTTCATCTGTGTCTTCTGAAAACTAGTTTCATTAAGAATCTGGTGGTCAGCCAGAGTAACTGAAGtttggggctgggactggagaTTGGCCAGTAGGTCACCTGAGATTCCAGCTTTTCTCCACCAAAATCAGCCTTGCTAAATGGTACAGGACAAATCTGACTCCCATTGGGCCTcaatttccctttccctccatgaaatagaaagaataCTACTTTTTATTATTGGTCCAGCATTGCTGGACATGAGGTATATTCATTGTTGTTGTATTGGGTGATGTGTGAAAATTGCAGGAGCTCACTGCCTAAATGAGGAAATAAGGGAGAaagcagaggagagggacaaAAGGAGCAAGTGTCTGGTATCAACCTAACCATCCCAGGTTTCCTCTTCTCAACCCCATGTTTCTGGTCTGGTGAGTCCTTTATACCACCCATAATGCTTTGCATTGGTGCAGGCTGGGAAGGGGTATATGGTCTCACAATTTGATGTTGTtgttcttgggtttttttttttttgcatgctttcttaataaaaaaaaatgtttccagttttatcttACTAGTGTTTGTCTCCAATTTATTTTTGCCAGGTAGGACAGGAGAAATGTGAAAGCCTTTGGTTTCAGTTGTCCTNNNNNNNNNNNNNNNNNNNNNNNNNNNNNNNNNNNNNNNNNNNNNNNNNNNNNNNNNNNNNNNNNNNNNNNNNNNNNNNNNNNNNNNNNNNNNNNNNNNNNNNNNNNNNNNNNNNNNNNNNNNNNNNNNNNNNNNNNNNNNNNNNNNNNNNNNNNNNNNNNNNNNNNNNNNNNNNNNNNNNNNNNNNNNNNNNNNNNNNNCATTCATGTAAGACAAGAAGAAATGGTCTTACGTTGGTAATATGGAAAAGGATTTAGataatgctaaagaaaaaacTTAGTGATGGAAACAGTTAAAAATAGAgtaggctgggcatggtagtgcatgcctttaatttcagttactcaggaggctgaggcaggaagactgcaagttcaaagccagcctcagcaaattagtgaggccctaagcaacttaataaaaccctgtctcaagaagaaaaaaaaaattggggactGGGagaatatacctcagtggtaaagcacctctgggctaAATTCCCtgtagccccccccccccaacacacacacacacacaaaaaaaaaaaaaaaaagactagattCTTATTTATAGTACATGGCTTAGGGATAGAAATACATCAATTTTTATAATGATTCTCCAATTTGGTGTTAATGAGAAGCAAGAGGGCCTGTTAAAACAATGGGCCTCATCTCCAGAGATACTGATTCATCCTTGGAACCTTGAGTATTGAATTTCTAATAAATTTCCATTCCAGTAGATGCTGATGCCAGTAATTTGAGACCACACTTCGAGAATTGCTAGATTGATTATTTGATGATTTCTGAAGTCTCCTGCTTGTCATAATCCCTCATTCTTTTACAAATACTCACTAAAGACATCTACTTAGGTAGGTTGCTCTGGATTTTCACACACCTGTGCTGATGCTGTTTCTTTCTGTAAAGACTTTGTTTTGGAAACAACTGGTAGAGTGTGTGAGTTCCTCACTGAAGGCTGCCTCCAGAATACCCTTCACAGACTGCTTTGCTTTCTTCCTAAAATCTTTCCCCAAGAGGGCATAGAGGAAGGGATTGAAACAACTATTGGCAGATGCTAGAGCAAGGGCCACATTGTCCCAGGATAATAGAGTTCCTCTCAAGGAAGATCCTGGGCTAATAACCAGTAATAGGACTCCAATAATATGGTATGGGGTCCAGCAGACAAGAAATACAGTCACCACCATCATGGTCACTCGGAAAGTTTTGTTCCGAGACTTTGTCAGTTGGCTCCGTCGCATTCGAAAAACGATGATGCTGTAACAGCACACTATGATAATAAAAGGCAGCAAGAAACCCAACACTAACCTTGTAATGGTTATTATCATCATAGTTTTTTGCACTTGACTGTCACCAGGAAATTGGCTTAAATTATAATCCTGGAAATCTTGTGATTGCTCAGGCTCATAAAAGTTATCACTATAAGCCCTGGGTAGAGGTCTAAATCAGTAGGAAGAAGATTATTAGGGTTATGCAGTACATCAGTTTTGTGATCTTCAGTGAGAAACCCACTGGGGCTTGCAGATGAAATATTAGGAGGCTTAAAATTATTGTAAGATGGATGTCGTCTAGATAATCTTGCTGACTCCCCAGGGATCAAATCTCCAGAATGTCTTCCAAGTGTTTGAGATTGGAGGATGGTGGGGGCTGTCCAAGGATAATTGTTTGCttggaaagaggaaaaatttaaCTTATCATCCATTTTTCCAGGCTGCTGAACAATGGAGTTGGTGAAAGACCCATTTTCTAATTCATCTGGATCATAGGTGTAATCCGAATAATCTGAGCTGGTGAAACCAAAAttgtatatacacattttataatCGTCTACAGTGAATGTTTCCCGGTACATGAACACAGGAATACACATTGCAAAAGACATCATCCAAATACATCCACAAATAGCGAAGGCTGTCCTCACTCTGCGATGATTCTGACACCAGATTGGCCTGAGTACCATCAGACATCGGTCCACGCTAATGGCAGTAAGCAGGAAGACACTGGCAAACATGTTGAGGATGATGATGGAGGGGATAAGCTTGCACAGGAACCTGCCATAGGGCCAGTATCCATGGAGAGCTAAGTGAGCCAGGGAGAAGGGCAAAGAGAGGCAGCAAAGAAATCTGCCAGGGTGAGATGGAGAAACCAAACTGTGTTCACTGTCCGCTGCATCTTTAGGCCAGCCACCCACAACACCAGCCCATTGCCTGGCAATCCTAATAAAAAAGTGAGGCCAAGAATGACCATAGAGAGAATTATTTGGGGTTCATACAAAGGCTGGGAGAGTGAGTCAGTTGAGTTGGTCTCAGCAGAGAATGACTCCATTGCTAAACTTCtgcaaaaagatgaaagaaatgttATATAACTAACAGTATCTTTGTAAAATGTGTATTCTTAAAATCCTAACCTGCCTACATAATGATGCGGCCACCGCAAAGCCAGAAGGCCCTCAcatgtttttgtttatattcCTTGATGTTTTAGGCatctttgcatcactgtgaccaaaagacccaacaaagaacaacttagggagaagtttgttttggcttatggtttcagaggtgaggcaaaatttcatggcagaggaaagcagctcaggacatggcaatcaggaaggagaggagagggaatgagaggggaggggaggaaagagacTACTCCATTCTCCagagtaaaaatataaattccaagGCATGTCCTCAGAGAcatacttcctccaaccacaccttaTCTGCCTGAATCCAGTTAATCCAGaaaagtgaattaatccactgatttggtcacaactctcataacctaatcatttcatctctgaacattcttgcattgtctcacacgtgagctgtTGGaggacaccacatatccaaaccataatagttgACTTCATACTAAACCacacaaaaacattttctgaCAGTTTAAAATCTGTTGGATAGATTTGAATGTGTATCAAAATATCAACTTCACTTAGAAGTCCATATCAAttcaaatttatgatttttttttggtacttttatCTCTCATTTTCCACTGACTCACTCCATGCTTCAtgtcccccaaaacaaacaagtaggggctgggttgtggctcagcagtagagcgcttgcctcacatgtgagacactgggttcaatcctcagcaccacattaaaaaaattaataaacaaaataaaggtattgtgtccatttactatatatatatatatatattttttttttttttttaaaacaaacaagtaagCTAAATGAGTAAACAAAAACTTCTGGAACTTGTGGTCCCCAACCTGTGTTAATGAAAAGGCTTTTGGAAGCTTCACAATCTAAAATGatatgaagaattttaaatttatttattttaatttctctgatggCAGAAGTTGGATCCATTTCCTTAAGCAGACTTTTAAAGGACTCAACTATCACAAAAAGAGGGAGTCGCCACTTGGTTTTGTCTTTCAGATgcaacttcttcttcttttactatcAGATTTCTCAAGAGTTATTGGTGCTCTTTGCATTGACTGctttcatcatttctttcttgtgttttagagtaaaatttggggaaaatagcTTTATTATTACAAAAGCAGAAAATAGGCATgaagagaggttggaaacagaCAAGTAAAACTAAGAAAATGAGCTGGCATGGtagctcatgcttgtaatcctagtgccttgggaggttgaggtaggaggatcttgagttcaaagccacaccttagtaacttggtgagacccaagcacctcagtgagatcctgtctctaaataaaatacaaataagaactggggatgtgcagccaatttggaaagcagtatggagatttcttggaaagctgggaatggaaccaccatttgacccagctattccccttctcggtctattccctaatgacctaataagagcatgttacagagacactgctacaacgatgttcatagcagcacaattcactatagcaagattatggaaccagcctagatgcccttcaatagatgaatggataaaaaaaaatgtggcatttatacacaatggagtattactctgcattaaggaacgacaaaatcatagaatttggagggaaatggatggcattagagcagattatgctaagtgaagctagtcaatcgttaaaaaacaaataccaaatgacccctttgatataaggggagtaaacaaggacagggtaaggacgaagagcttgagaagaagatttacattaaacagggatgagaaaaggggaggggaggggaggggaggggggggggatagtagagaataggacagacagcagaatacatcagacactagaaaggcaatatgtcaatcaatggaagggtaactgatgtgaaacagcaatctgtatacggggtaaagttgggagttcataacccacttgaatcaaactgtgaaagatgatgtattaagaactgtgtaatgttttgaacgaccaacaataaaaaaaaaaaaaaaaaaaaaagaactggggatgtggctcagtgcccctatcttcaatccctggtaccaaaaaaaaaaaaaaaaaaaaaagaaagaaagaaaaaaatgaaaatgtcatatCCACCAGTCAGTGATTACTATATCTTAATTTATATCCTTTggatcttttttttcatatatgtgtgtatacatatgtatatgcattttTTTGTTAAAGTTTAACAAAATTAGATCATaccatgaatatttttaaaaaatttgaattgtAAAACacacaacaaattttttttaatttttatttatttattttttagttgtagatggacacaatatcttaactatttatttatttatttttatgtggtgctgaggatcaaacccagggcctcatgagcGCGAGagaaactctctaccactgagtcataaacCCAGCccacaacataaaatttaccatcttagtctttccttccttcctttctctctctctctctctcttttttctttctcatattggggattaaatccagggccttgtacatccccagctttttattttatttttttttagttatagttggacacaatgtctttatttctttattttatttatttatttttttgtggttctaaagatcgaacccagggccttgcatatgctaggcaagtgctccactgctgaactacaaccccagccccatccccagcttttaaaaattttatttgagacaggatttcgTTAAGTTGccaaacttgtgttcctcctgcctcagcctcctgagtagctgccatcataggtgtgtaccattgcaCTCTGCCTCAACCGTTATTAATAGTTCAGCAGTATTTACTGCATTCACATTGTTGCAAAACTAATGACCAGAACTTTTTCATATTGAAAAGCGGAAACTGTACCCATGAAGCAATTCCCAGTTTCCTCCTCTCCactgccccccctcccccgcaaccgacattctttcaatttttacaaATTTGACCACTTTACATACttcatagtttttttctttttgtgtctggctttttcttttttcattgagCATACTGCCTTTCATTTTGTGGAATGTGTCattattcctttcctttttaaggctaaTATTCCAATGCAAAAATGAGagtttatttatgaaattatctGTCAGTGGACTTCAGATTCCTTTGACCTTtaggctgttgtgaataatgcagCTATAAATAGGGGTGTAAATACATA
This window encodes:
- the C3ar1 gene encoding LOW QUALITY PROTEIN: C3a anaphylatoxin chemotactic receptor (The sequence of the model RefSeq protein was modified relative to this genomic sequence to represent the inferred CDS: inserted 2 bases in 2 codons), with the protein product MESFSAETNSTDSLSQPLYEPQIILSMVILGLTFLLGLPGNGLVLWVAGLKMQRTVNTVWFLHLTLADXLCCLSLPFSLAHLALHGYWPYGRFLCKLIPSIIILNMFASVFLLTAISVDRCLMVLRPIWCQNHRRVRTAFAICGCIWMMSFAMCIPVFMYRETFTVDDYKMCIYNFGFTSSDYSDYTYDPDELENGSFTNSIVQQPGKMDDKLNFSSFQANNYPWTAPTILQSQTLGRHSGDLIPGESARLSRRHPSYNNFKPPNISSASPSGFLTEDHKTDVLHNPNNLLPTDLDLYPXAYSDNFYEPEQSQDFQDYNLSQFPGDSQVQKTMMIITITRLVLGFLLPFIIIVCCYSIIVFRMRRSQLTKSRNKTFRVTMMVVTVFLVCWTPYHIIGVLLLVISPGSSLRGTLLSWDNVALALASANSCFNPFLYALLGKDFRKKAKQSVKGILEAAFSEELTHSTSCFQNKVFTERNSISTGV